The proteins below are encoded in one region of Phaseolus vulgaris cultivar G19833 chromosome 1, P. vulgaris v2.0, whole genome shotgun sequence:
- the LOC137815959 gene encoding uncharacterized protein translates to MVLLFLKLKKDDVLIDKPPSEWTEADSKKANFDWIVKNIITSALSCDEFSRVSQCTSAKEMWDILEVTHEGTNDVKRARKHALIQEYELFRMQKGETISDVHKRFSHIVNHLMSLGKNFDKEELNIKIFVGKDHCYF, encoded by the coding sequence atggttCTTTTATTCCTCAAGTTAAAAAAAGATGATGTCTTAATTGATAAACCTCCATCTGAATGGACTGAGGCTGATAGCAAGAAAGCAAACTTTGATTGgattgttaaaaatattataacctctgctttgagtTGTGATGAGTTTTCTAGGGTATCACAATGCActtcagcaaaggagatgtgggatatCCTTGAAGTCACACATGAAGGAACTAATGATGTAAAGAGGgcaagaaagcatgctctcatccaagagtatgaattATTCAGAATGCAGAAAGGGGAGACAATATCTGATGTGCATAAAAGATTTTCCCACATTGTGAACCACTTGATGAGCCTTGGAAAGAACTTTGACAAAGAGGAGCTAAACATAAAGATCTTTGTAGGCAAAGATCACTGCTATTTCTGA